A window of Mytilus edulis chromosome 10, xbMytEdul2.2, whole genome shotgun sequence contains these coding sequences:
- the LOC139490961 gene encoding integrase/recombinase xerD homolog: protein MPATDYHVSLYLIYLMQNECSSSKIEEVIYSIAWAHNIAGYNNPCASELVKNVAEGAKRQLSRPCSKKEPITPEILTQLVNRFGSTENLLDKRIVTMCLIGYAGFLRFSEIVNIRACDIQFQSTHMSIFIEKSKTDKYRQGSCVIIAKSNNITCPVTCLESYIKDADINLEDDKFIFRQITFFKKANTHKLRNDSRHISYTRARELLLEKLQCLGLDKTKFGLHSLRSGGATSAANAGISDRIFKKHGRWKSDRAKDGYVKEDLKTQLSVSQNLGI from the coding sequence ATGCCAGCCACCGATTATCATGTTAGTTTGTATCTAATTTATTTGATGCAAAATGAGTGTTCGTCGTCTAAAATAGAAGAAGTAATATATTCTATTGCTTGGGCACATAATATAGCTGGATATAACAATCCATGTGCATCTGAGCTAGTCAAAAATGTAGCTGAAGGTGCAAAGAGGCAGCTTTCTCGTCCTTGTTCTAAAAAGGAACCCATTACACCAGAAATACTTACTCAATTAGTTAATAGATTTGGTTCTACTGAAAATCTGTTGGATAAACGAATAGTGACTATGTGTTTGATAGGCTATGCCGGTTTTCTGAGATTTTCAGAAATAGTTAATATTAGGGCATGTGATATCCAATTTCAATCTACACATATGTCTATTTTTATAGAAAAGAGCAAGACGGACAAATACAGGCAGGGAAGTTGTGTTATAATTGCGAAAAGTAACAATATTACATGTCCAGTTACTTGTTTAGAGAGCTATATTAAAGATGCTGACATAAATCTTGAAgatgataaatttatttttcgGCAAATAACATTCTTTAAGAAAGCGAATACTCATAAGCTTCGTAATGATTCAAGACACATCTCATATACTAGAGCCAGAGAATTATTATTAGAAAAATTACAATGTTTAGGTCTTGATAAAACTAAGTTTGGATTACACTCGTTAAGATCTGGTGGTGCTACTTCAGCCGCTAACGCTGGGATTTCGGATAGAATTTTCAAGAAACACGGAAGGTGGAAATCAGACAGAGCAAAAGATGGTTACGTAAAAGAGGACCTTAAAACACAGTTGTCTGTTTCACAAAATTTAGGAATTTAA